One window from the genome of Babylonia areolata isolate BAREFJ2019XMU chromosome 13, ASM4173473v1, whole genome shotgun sequence encodes:
- the LOC143288744 gene encoding polycystin-2-like protein 2 — protein sequence MYTEMKEMITVGVSDYLSSPWTYLELLNFFLSLTAIATQMARILIVDHFLDRLVRQGFESYVSFSVPQFLDEILALLRSLIFVLVTLKVFKVLRFNRHFRVLLQSFYIARFSIVNQAMIAFILFMAFGIASLILFGSHLEDYYNLSSTLLALLNFGLGEGDFEGMHESQPVLGPVLYFLFIIVFSTITMSFFVTFILESFTVSRVYVQLNAEEQHVLRYVVRTWRLMVGATPQIRQVRRRRRTHPFKAASFSPKHLMFPDDEPRGQ from the exons ATGTACACGGAGATGAAGGAGATGATAACGGTGGGCGTCAGTGACTACCTCTCCTCCCCCTGGACCTACCTGGAGCTGCTcaacttcttcctctccctcacggCCATCGCCACCCAGATGGCCCGCATCCTCATCGTCGACCACTTCTTGGACCGTTTGGTCAGGCAGGGGTTTGAATCCTACGTCAGCTTCTCTGTGCCCCAATTCCTGGAtgag attctgGCCTTGCTGCGCTCCCTGATCTTCGTGCTGGTGACGCTGAAGGTGTTCAAGGTGCTCCGCTTCAACCGCCACTTCCGCGTGTTGCTGCAGTCCTTCTACATCGCGCGCTTCAGCATCGTGAACCAGGCCATGATCGCCTTCATCCTCTTCATGGCTTTCGGGATAGCCAGCCTCATCTTGTTTGGCAGCCACCTGGAGGACTACTACAACCTCAGCTCCACCCTCCTGGCGCTGCTCAACTTCGGCCTCGGGGAGGGCGACTTCGAAGGGATGCATGAGAGCCAGCCGGTCCTGGGGCCCGTCCTCTacttcctcttcatcatcgtcttcagcaccatcaccatgtccTTCTTCGTCACCTTCATCTTGGAGTCCTTCACCGTCAGCCGCGTCTACGTCCAGCTGAACGCAGAGGAGCAGCACGTGCTGAGGTACGTGGTACGAACGTGGCGGCTTATGGTTGGCGCCACGCCCCAGATTAGGCAGGTACGCCGTCGGCGCCGCACGCACCCTTTCAAGGCGGCGTCCTTCTCGCCGAAACACCTCATGTTCCCAGACGACGAGCCAAGAGGCCAGTAG